One window from the genome of Actinoplanes teichomyceticus ATCC 31121 encodes:
- the lepA gene encoding translation elongation factor 4, whose protein sequence is MPGPLDPGVNVIGSTDPSRIRNFCIIAHIDHGKSTLADRMLQITGVVDPRQMRAQYLDRMDIERERGITIKSQAVRMPWTVRAGDRTGESAVLNMIDTPGHVDFTYEVSRSLAACEGAILLVDAAQGIEAQTLANLYLAMENDLHIIPVLNKIDLPAAQPEKYAEELAKLIGVEPTDVLRVSGKTGVGVDHLLDEIVRQFPAPVGDPAAPARAMIFDSVYDVYRGVVTYVRVVDGRIEARDRIKMMSTGAVHELLELGVASPEMEKAGALGVGEVGYLITGVKDVRQSRVGDTVTGNNRPAKEALGGYKDPKPMVYSGLYPIDGSDYPALRDALDKLKLNDAALTYEPETSAALGFGFRVGYLGLLHLEIIGERLEREFGLDLISTAPNVVYRVITEDAKETVVTNPSEFPAGKIAEIHEPVVRATVLVPNEYVGAVMELCQSRRGSLLGMEYLSAERVELRYTLPLAEIIFDFFDQLKSKTKGYASLDYEPSGEQVADLVKVDILLHGEPVDAFSAIVHKDKAYTYGTTIAAKLQKLIPRQQFEVPIQAAIGSRIIARETIRAIRKDVLAKCYGGDISRKRKLLEKQKEGKKRMKMVGRVEVPQEAFIAALSTTEAPEAKGAKK, encoded by the coding sequence GTGCCTGGACCGCTCGACCCCGGCGTGAACGTGATCGGATCGACCGATCCCAGCCGCATCCGCAACTTCTGCATCATCGCCCACATCGACCACGGCAAGTCGACGCTGGCCGACCGGATGCTGCAGATCACCGGGGTGGTCGACCCGCGGCAGATGCGCGCTCAGTACCTGGACCGGATGGACATCGAGCGCGAGCGCGGCATCACCATCAAGTCCCAGGCCGTACGCATGCCCTGGACCGTGCGTGCCGGCGACCGGACCGGCGAGTCGGCCGTCCTCAACATGATCGACACCCCCGGCCACGTCGACTTCACCTACGAGGTCTCCCGCAGCCTGGCCGCCTGCGAGGGCGCGATCCTGCTGGTCGACGCCGCGCAGGGGATCGAGGCGCAGACCCTCGCCAACCTGTACCTGGCGATGGAGAACGACCTGCACATCATCCCGGTGCTCAACAAGATCGACCTGCCCGCGGCGCAGCCCGAGAAGTACGCCGAGGAGCTGGCCAAGCTGATCGGCGTGGAGCCCACCGACGTGCTGCGCGTCTCCGGCAAGACCGGTGTCGGCGTGGACCACCTGCTGGACGAGATCGTCCGGCAGTTCCCGGCCCCGGTCGGCGACCCGGCCGCCCCGGCCCGCGCGATGATCTTCGACTCGGTGTACGACGTGTACCGCGGCGTCGTCACCTACGTCCGCGTGGTCGACGGCCGGATCGAGGCCCGTGACCGGATCAAGATGATGTCCACCGGCGCCGTGCACGAGCTGCTGGAGCTGGGTGTCGCCTCACCGGAGATGGAGAAGGCCGGCGCGCTCGGCGTCGGCGAGGTGGGTTACCTGATCACCGGTGTGAAGGACGTCCGCCAGTCCCGGGTCGGTGACACCGTCACCGGCAACAACCGGCCGGCGAAGGAGGCCCTCGGCGGCTACAAGGACCCCAAGCCGATGGTCTACTCGGGTCTCTACCCGATCGACGGCTCGGACTACCCGGCGCTGCGCGACGCGCTGGACAAGCTGAAGCTCAACGACGCCGCGCTCACCTACGAGCCGGAGACGTCGGCGGCGCTCGGCTTCGGCTTCCGCGTCGGCTACCTCGGCCTGCTGCACCTGGAGATCATCGGCGAGCGGCTGGAGCGGGAGTTCGGCCTCGACCTGATCTCCACCGCGCCGAACGTGGTGTACCGGGTGATCACCGAGGACGCCAAGGAGACCGTGGTCACCAACCCGAGCGAGTTCCCGGCCGGCAAGATCGCCGAGATCCACGAGCCTGTGGTGCGCGCCACAGTTCTGGTGCCGAACGAGTACGTCGGCGCCGTCATGGAGCTGTGCCAGAGCCGCCGGGGCTCGCTGCTCGGCATGGAGTACCTGTCCGCCGAACGGGTGGAACTGCGGTACACCCTGCCGCTGGCCGAGATCATCTTCGACTTCTTCGACCAGCTGAAGAGCAAGACCAAGGGGTACGCCTCACTCGACTACGAGCCCTCCGGCGAGCAGGTCGCCGACCTGGTGAAGGTGGACATCCTGCTGCACGGCGAGCCGGTCGACGCGTTCAGCGCCATCGTGCACAAGGACAAGGCTTACACGTACGGCACGACGATCGCCGCCAAGCTGCAGAAACTCATCCCGCGGCAGCAGTTCGAGGTGCCCATCCAGGCGGCCATCGGCTCCCGCATCATCGCCCGCGAGACGATCCGCGCGATCCGCAAGGACGTGCTGGCCAAGTGCTACGGCGGTGACATCAGCCGCAAGCGCAAGCTGCTCGAGAAGCAGAAGGAAGGCAAGAAGCGAATGAAGATGGTGGGCCGCGTGGAGGTCCCGCAGGAGGCCTTCATCGCCGCGCTCTCCACCACCGAGGCACCGGAGGCGAAGGGCGCCAAAAAATAG
- a CDS encoding GlsB/YeaQ/YmgE family stress response membrane protein codes for MTVTGIITALIVGLIIGALGRLVVPGKQNIPIWLTMVIGVVAALLGTVLARAFGVADTNGFDWIEFFFQVVLAAIGVALTVGVVGRRSLTR; via the coding sequence ATGACCGTCACCGGAATCATCACCGCGCTGATCGTCGGTCTGATCATCGGTGCCCTGGGTCGCCTGGTCGTACCCGGCAAGCAGAACATCCCGATCTGGCTGACCATGGTCATCGGTGTGGTCGCGGCGCTGCTGGGCACGGTGCTGGCCCGGGCGTTCGGTGTCGCCGACACCAACGGCTTCGACTGGATCGAGTTCTTCTTCCAGGTCGTGCTCGCCGCCATCGGTGTGGCCCTGACCGTCGGCGTTGTCGGCCGCCGGAGC